In a genomic window of Spiroplasma melliferum:
- a CDS encoding putative adhesin P58 gives MKNNSCGVFQFKQRLILELIVWIIQLILFWLILLKSVPFGNQCLISLFILSTIGFCVGLAGSQKYTSAVVIFSIFFHSINSLPWSVIIPFVHYIKKPIFIFASMKMNKDVRSSIFQNIVNTLDKSNINYNVNLSNHELSLSNGTTIICRGLHTQTKREKLKAFADLEKYALVIDWREESDQYDKNDFSEIRFALRGAKKKIEINTCNPESLRRYLIDYCNNLMPFNEQIMKSKYEQIGKFNRFNRKIINHYSSWRMNNMLSADVKNTLLELEHLDPARARVWSWGLPGQVQGAVFDRYLKFTKLTWSFDKILAGVDFAQADSPNGHKTSASLWVYNSILKKVHKIGKYTHSNATMEYKDVFEQANDIIKFYLSSLKNSTIFIESGLTINVDWGAGGRAFIDVLNREKLKYRYGRLLRFEEVDKSIWIVVDRVNAFIGAMISGKMTHDIILEASNTEYPMIQWKEKPNGGKEEIIDLYDDEFDSDYYALSEYIRDIVKSVNNQLIKEYI, from the coding sequence TTGAAAAATAATTCATGTGGAGTTTTTCAATTTAAACAACGCCTTATTTTAGAATTAATAGTTTGAATAATTCAATTAATCCTATTTTGATTAATTTTATTAAAATCAGTACCTTTTGGTAATCAATGTCTAATATCTCTATTCATTCTTTCAACAATAGGTTTTTGTGTAGGACTTGCTGGATCACAAAAATATACATCAGCCGTAGTTATTTTTTCAATTTTCTTCCATTCAATAAATTCTTTACCTTGATCAGTTATAATACCTTTTGTACATTATATTAAAAAACCTATTTTTATATTTGCTAGTATGAAAATGAATAAAGATGTAAGAAGTAGTATTTTTCAAAATATTGTTAATACTCTTGATAAGAGTAATATTAATTATAATGTTAATTTAAGTAATCATGAATTATCATTATCGAATGGAACTACAATTATTTGTCGTGGCTTGCATACTCAAACAAAAAGAGAAAAATTAAAAGCTTTTGCTGATTTAGAAAAATATGCTTTAGTAATTGATTGAAGAGAAGAATCAGACCAATATGATAAAAATGATTTTTCAGAAATTAGATTTGCATTGCGTGGTGCTAAAAAGAAAATAGAAATTAATACATGTAATCCTGAATCTCTTCGAAGATATTTAATTGATTATTGTAATAATTTAATGCCATTTAATGAACAAATAATGAAATCAAAATATGAGCAAATTGGTAAATTTAATCGATTTAATCGTAAAATAATAAATCATTATAGTTCTTGAAGAATGAATAATATGTTATCTGCTGATGTTAAAAATACATTATTAGAATTAGAACATTTAGATCCAGCAAGAGCAAGAGTATGAAGTTGAGGATTACCTGGACAAGTTCAAGGTGCTGTATTTGATAGATATTTAAAATTTACTAAATTAACATGGTCCTTTGATAAAATACTTGCTGGTGTTGATTTTGCTCAAGCAGATAGTCCTAATGGGCATAAAACAAGTGCTAGTTTATGAGTATATAATTCAATTTTAAAAAAAGTACATAAAATAGGTAAATATACTCATTCAAATGCAACAATGGAATATAAAGATGTTTTTGAACAAGCAAATGATATTATTAAATTTTATTTATCTAGTTTAAAAAATAGTACTATATTTATTGAAAGTGGTTTAACTATTAATGTTGATTGAGGTGCAGGTGGAAGAGCATTTATTGATGTTTTAAATCGTGAAAAATTAAAATATAGGTATGGTAGATTATTAAGATTTGAAGAAGTAGATAAATCAATATGAATAGTTGTTGATAGAGTTAATGCATTTATTGGTGCTATGATTAGTGGGAAAATGACACATGATATTATATTAGAAGCAAGTAATACTGAATATCCAATGATTCAGTGAAAAGAAAAACCAAATGGTGGTAAAGAAGAAATAATTGATTTATATGATGATGAATTTGATTCTGATTATTATGCTTTAAGCGAATATATTAGAGATATTGTTAAATCAGTAAATAATCAATTAATAAAGGAGTATATTTAA
- a CDS encoding putative adhesin P54, protein MNKHIDKWLEFNNRNWKLHVPLIVAQRKVRMEIGRGLLCDSENEQALIHWQHWYHKRKVYEKLIKMSWTKSLLGVAVMFIYETRDGDLDIMLGTALFTNFVSKINEEEQAADIWILPNQDDTGYIFHVIINDKYIQIDSYPNDENTQAGAVSGKIDKSLRIEKRTYINKLGRFPLIQIPNFIRVNQQGQASSTMLNAYPDIYPTMWLIEDLQDNLFIKKKTRIFSRARGYIQATSEEADNVKNKKNSWDDYESDFVIQTVQNNYDAKGGGSTVNYTQGQYNSSDYNLDTDHILKLVFRGIGLSWQADEQGTYTNQNQTLIMQAEDIESQAVWQEFLLDYLYRLFDCWWIFHKYWKVDNNNWFKSERPYSLKFKPAGIIDQMRLVDTNNTRLENATMSRAKYIHVVDSIPMTFAIKEVERIDKEQLETNAKFDIDNENDKDNENNNTGGIKDEFKQK, encoded by the coding sequence ATGAATAAACATATTGATAAATGATTAGAATTTAATAATCGTAATTGAAAATTACATGTTCCATTAATTGTTGCTCAAAGAAAAGTAAGAATGGAAATTGGTCGTGGATTATTATGCGATAGTGAAAATGAACAAGCATTAATACATTGACAACATTGATATCATAAAAGAAAAGTATATGAAAAATTAATTAAAATGTCATGAACTAAATCATTATTAGGTGTGGCTGTTATGTTTATATATGAAACACGAGATGGTGATTTAGATATTATGTTAGGAACAGCATTATTTACTAATTTTGTATCTAAAATTAATGAAGAAGAACAAGCTGCAGATATTTGAATATTACCTAATCAAGATGATACTGGTTATATATTTCATGTAATTATTAATGATAAATATATTCAAATTGATTCATATCCTAATGATGAAAATACTCAAGCAGGAGCAGTTAGTGGTAAAATAGATAAAAGTTTAAGAATTGAAAAAAGAACATATATTAATAAATTAGGTCGTTTTCCATTAATACAAATTCCTAATTTTATTCGTGTTAATCAACAAGGACAAGCAAGTAGTACTATGTTAAATGCTTATCCTGATATATATCCTACAATGTGATTAATTGAAGATTTACAAGATAATTTATTTATTAAAAAGAAAACAAGAATATTTTCAAGAGCAAGAGGTTATATTCAAGCTACAAGTGAAGAAGCTGATAATGTAAAAAATAAAAAAAATTCTTGAGATGATTATGAAAGTGATTTTGTTATTCAAACTGTTCAAAATAATTATGATGCCAAAGGTGGTGGATCTACTGTTAATTATACGCAGGGACAATATAATTCTAGTGATTATAATTTAGATACTGACCATATTTTAAAATTAGTATTTCGTGGAATTGGATTATCATGACAAGCAGATGAACAAGGAACTTATACTAATCAAAATCAAACATTAATAATGCAAGCAGAAGATATTGAATCACAAGCAGTATGACAAGAATTTTTATTAGATTATTTATATCGTTTATTTGATTGTTGATGAATATTTCATAAATATTGAAAAGTTGATAATAATAATTGATTTAAAAGTGAAAGACCATACTCATTAAAATTTAAACCAGCAGGAATTATTGACCAAATGCGTTTAGTTGATACAAATAATACACGATTAGAAAATGCCACAATGTCTCGTGCAAAATATATTCATGTTGTTGATAGTATTCCAATGACATTTGCTATTAAAGAAGTTGAAAGAATTGATAAAGAACAATTAGAAACTAATGCTAAATTTGATATTGATAATGAAAATGATAAAGATAATGAAAATAATAATACTGGAGGTATAAAAGATGAATTTAAACAAAAATAA
- a CDS encoding putative lipoprotein yields MKKILSILGAISLVASSTTSLVACNKPQYNAEELARLKEENKIKTDIKEIRDNLEWIAPQEKPLHKLDNKLYYVVWRPEINLPWRLTNFKNIKEQRYHKFDELDKYYIHIGELDKEDNFDILINQTPSLSIIKLGPCLFKFQR; encoded by the coding sequence ATGAAAAAGATTTTAAGTATATTAGGTGCAATTTCATTAGTAGCATCAAGTACAACCAGTTTAGTTGCTTGTAATAAACCACAATATAATGCAGAAGAATTAGCAAGATTAAAAGAAGAAAACAAAATTAAAACAGATATCAAAGAAATAAGAGATAATTTAGAATGAATAGCACCACAAGAAAAACCATTGCATAAATTAGATAATAAATTATATTATGTAGTTTGAAGACCTGAAATTAATTTACCATGAAGATTAACAAATTTTAAAAATATAAAAGAACAAAGATATCATAAATTTGATGAATTAGATAAATATTACATTCATATTGGGGAATTAGATAAAGAAGATAATTTTGATATTTTAATTAATCAAACACCATCATTGTCAATAATTAAATTAGGTCCTTGTTTATTTAAATTTCAACGATAA
- a CDS encoding putative lipoprotein — protein sequence MKKILSILGAISLVGTSTTSLIACNTPILYTPEELKELKEKNNIKTKDGILEWIAPQESPFNTDKFYYVVWRGNKNDNWRVIKLKHSNGQKVSDKYDKYELISSNDEKNLFNLFILKAPVTYFWLKKDDGTHFKSVYRWNLNKQGPNLIIDNDGVWLIKISKLSSLSNSPIWM from the coding sequence ATGAAAAAGATTTTAAGTATTTTAGGAGCAATTTCATTAGTAGGAACAAGTACAACAAGTTTAATTGCTTGTAATACACCAATATTATATACACCCGAAGAATTAAAAGAACTAAAAGAAAAAAATAATATAAAAACAAAAGATGGTATTTTAGAATGAATAGCACCACAAGAGTCACCATTTAACACAGATAAATTTTATTATGTAGTCTGACGAGGTAATAAAAATGATAATTGAAGAGTTATTAAACTTAAACATTCTAATGGTCAAAAAGTTTCTGATAAGTATGATAAATATGAACTTATATCATCAAATGATGAAAAAAATTTATTTAATTTATTTATTTTAAAAGCACCAGTAACTTATTTTTGGTTAAAAAAAGATGATGGAACTCATTTTAAATCAGTTTATCGTTGAAATTTAAATAAACAAGGACCTAATTTAATTATTGACAATGATGGTGTTTGATTAATTAAAATATCAAAATTATCTTCTTTATCTAATTCCCCAATATGAATGTAA
- a CDS encoding putative adhesin P123, with amino-acid sequence MNLNKNNKELIQSNNQVLYTAMRMASTDSKVIKRKIQELDKWFIFPFVITNGIIPLTTSGYKPINSVPQDYSDFTLAITGNATIIAQWKNAFKLEQVNKGTKDNNFKDADNFYTKIINPMKYDTDRGDMFEAYLQNSTSGAYFSNQGTPDPVFQGISTQRQYTLLSTEKQFGQNDELSLYIVLNNNNENIGGETINTYEYNQSIQWLYISNITDYYDPFDNKKFLFQEITFSSVNDQLSKSGMAIWQKIQHGAIGEGYFFPRIINGVVDYDPELAKDMGVKWIDLKVLGLTAFTSLTMIGRPVKASQINTRVYQPRDLLFSDELSGMPDTLLTNSNPANVLYNLQSLVPMNETTYGEWTNIFNAMADPLAKKNAEGVIGTNLTDTQATNPNKIPFWDQSLQFKPKGIYNTKQIRKFIYQDPEYKKAPFGLAEFDYSKMKWSTFHDILNANRYTHSSISLLPYKVNEYTKFSINNLPVVGKFLSFFDLGLPVKLMSQKDTSLIPKIAQLNAFMDQQTYDIIQASLWNENSRGKGLLPLDLFRNETEDQVGALLGSNSLTFGCMLELTDKIKTNYYSSTGDDLGTKIYSTIDLGQNRIDINGGNDEIVILSQDYEIQKKDTPLTNLDTKLEFNPTEDGTLESYVIDLFSLQTIGKTNFKITTYSENPFVLNDNITAFQNFQGEWQTMAKFIKPNGNMQSWNSVIKTSSLDYDLNEETTFFYPKAVLPPDPFKYKPVVIPYLDANQSVRVKGNGVISPPKCITGPDSMRNIWNKDNNPYVVDNDYIITYDLSTIDPTITTINQFKRAYTQINITGANNLWFWLESNKDNFNDTFNLNWEVTGGNGNCNNNLGSIIDWQSGPVGKAQNTKTNFQPSFFIDTSSLSNIPQKFAINDVNILENGTYGISINGDNLHKRCFFINSISSVSTESNIWKYESRKNSIKIWISDDFKLHIGVSKVSYPFIGIFDNDSDNYNYSGNTNEIQYIADTIHMVNQGGKIDITLIPSN; translated from the coding sequence ATGAATTTAAACAAAAATAATAAAGAATTAATTCAATCTAATAATCAAGTATTATATACAGCAATGAGAATGGCTTCAACTGATAGTAAAGTTATTAAACGAAAAATACAAGAGCTAGACAAATGATTTATATTTCCTTTTGTTATTACTAATGGTATTATTCCACTAACTACAAGTGGTTATAAACCAATTAATTCTGTTCCACAAGATTATTCAGATTTCACATTAGCTATTACTGGTAATGCTACAATTATTGCTCAATGAAAAAATGCATTTAAATTAGAACAAGTTAATAAAGGAACAAAAGATAATAATTTTAAAGATGCTGATAATTTTTATACTAAAATTATTAATCCAATGAAATATGATACTGATAGAGGTGATATGTTTGAAGCTTATTTACAAAATTCAACTAGTGGTGCATATTTTAGTAATCAAGGTACACCTGATCCAGTATTTCAAGGTATTTCAACTCAACGACAATATACATTATTATCAACTGAAAAACAATTTGGTCAAAATGATGAATTAAGTTTATATATTGTATTAAATAATAATAATGAAAATATTGGTGGGGAAACAATTAATACTTATGAATATAATCAAAGTATTCAATGATTATATATTAGTAATATTACTGATTATTATGACCCATTTGATAATAAAAAGTTTTTATTTCAAGAAATAACATTTAGTAGTGTTAATGACCAATTAAGTAAATCTGGTATGGCAATATGACAAAAAATACAACATGGTGCAATAGGGGAAGGTTATTTTTTTCCAAGAATTATTAATGGTGTTGTTGATTATGACCCAGAATTAGCAAAAGATATGGGTGTTAAATGAATTGATTTAAAAGTATTAGGTTTAACAGCATTTACATCTTTAACAATGATAGGAAGACCTGTTAAAGCTAGTCAAATTAATACAAGAGTATATCAACCACGAGATTTATTATTTTCAGATGAATTAAGTGGAATGCCTGATACTTTATTAACTAATTCTAATCCAGCAAATGTATTATATAATTTACAAAGTTTAGTTCCAATGAATGAAACAACATATGGAGAATGAACTAATATATTTAATGCAATGGCTGATCCATTAGCAAAGAAAAATGCTGAAGGTGTTATTGGAACTAATTTAACAGATACACAAGCAACTAATCCTAATAAAATACCTTTTTGAGACCAAAGTTTACAATTTAAACCAAAAGGAATATATAATACTAAACAAATTCGTAAATTTATATATCAAGACCCTGAATATAAAAAAGCACCATTTGGATTAGCTGAATTTGATTATTCAAAAATGAAATGGTCTACATTTCATGATATATTAAATGCTAATCGTTATACTCATTCATCAATTAGTTTGTTACCTTATAAAGTTAATGAATATACTAAATTTAGTATTAATAATTTACCAGTTGTTGGAAAATTTCTTTCATTTTTTGATTTAGGTTTACCAGTAAAATTAATGAGTCAAAAAGATACTAGTTTAATACCAAAAATAGCACAATTAAATGCATTTATGGATCAACAAACTTATGATATTATACAAGCTAGTTTATGAAATGAAAATAGTCGTGGTAAAGGTTTATTACCATTAGATTTATTTAGAAATGAAACAGAAGACCAAGTAGGGGCTTTATTAGGAAGTAATTCATTAACATTTGGTTGTATGTTAGAATTAACTGATAAAATAAAAACTAATTATTATTCTTCAACAGGTGATGATTTAGGAACAAAAATATATTCTACAATTGATTTAGGTCAAAATAGAATAGATATTAATGGTGGAAATGATGAAATAGTTATATTATCACAAGATTATGAAATACAAAAAAAAGATACTCCATTAACTAATTTAGATACAAAATTAGAATTTAATCCAACTGAAGATGGAACATTAGAAAGTTATGTAATTGATTTATTTAGTTTACAAACAATTGGTAAAACTAATTTTAAAATTACAACATATTCAGAAAATCCATTTGTATTAAATGATAATATTACTGCTTTTCAAAATTTTCAAGGTGAATGACAAACAATGGCTAAATTTATTAAACCAAATGGTAATATGCAATCTTGAAATAGTGTTATTAAAACAAGTTCTTTAGATTATGATTTAAATGAAGAAACAACATTTTTTTATCCAAAAGCAGTATTACCACCAGACCCATTTAAATATAAACCAGTAGTAATTCCATATTTAGATGCTAATCAAAGTGTTCGAGTAAAAGGCAATGGAGTAATAAGTCCTCCTAAATGTATAACTGGTCCTGATAGTATGAGAAATATATGAAATAAAGATAATAATCCTTATGTAGTTGATAATGATTATATTATTACTTATGATTTATCAACAATAGACCCGACTATTACTACAATTAATCAATTTAAAAGAGCATATACTCAAATAAATATTACAGGTGCTAATAATCTTTGATTTTGATTAGAATCTAATAAAGATAATTTTAATGATACATTTAATTTAAATTGAGAAGTAACTGGTGGAAATGGAAATTGTAATAATAATTTAGGTTCTATTATTGATTGACAATCAGGACCAGTAGGAAAAGCACAAAATACTAAAACAAATTTTCAACCATCATTTTTTATAGATACTTCATCATTAAGTAATATTCCACAAAAGTTTGCTATAAATGATGTTAATATCTTAGAAAATGGAACTTATGGAATTAGTATTAATGGTGATAATTTACATAAAAGATGTTTTTTTATAAATAGTATTAGTAGTGTTAGTACAGAAAGTAATATATGAAAATATGAAAGTAGAAAAAATTCTATTAAAATATGAATTAGTGATGATTTTAAATTACATATTGGAGTATCAAAAGTTAGTTATCCATTTATTGGAATATTTGATAATGATAGTGACAATTATAATTATTCTGGTAATACAAATGAAATTCAATATATTGCAGATACTATTCATATGGTAAATCAAGGTGGAAAGATAGATATAACTTTAATTCCATCAAATTAA